From a single Larimichthys crocea isolate SSNF chromosome XIII, L_crocea_2.0, whole genome shotgun sequence genomic region:
- the rab5aa gene encoding RAB5A, member RAS oncogene family, a, which produces MANRGGASRPNGPNAGNKICQFKLVLLGESAVGKSSLVLRFVKGQFHEFQESTIGAAFLTQTVCLDDTTVKFEIWDTAGQERYHSLAPMYYRGAQAAIVVYDITNEESFARAKNWVKELQRQASPNIVIALSGNKADLANKRAVDFQDAQSYADDNSLLFMETSAKTSMNVNEIFMAIAKRLPKSEPQVAGASSGRNRGVDLTEAAQPAKAPCCSN; this is translated from the exons ATGGCCAATCGGGGAGGCGCTTCGAGACCCAATGGACCCAATGCAGGGAACAAGATCTGTCAGTTTAAGCTGGTGCTGTTGGGCGAGTCAGCCGTTGGGAAGTCCAGCTTAGTGCTGCGATTCGTCAAGGGTCAGTTCCATGAATTCCAAGAGAGCACAATAGGAG CGGCCTTTCTCACTCAGACAGTGTGTCTAGATGACACAACGGTGAAGTTTGAAATCTGGGACACTGCAGGTCAGGAGCGTTACCACAGTTTGGCCCCCATGTATTACAGAGGAGCACAGGCCGCCATCGTGGTCTACGACATCACAAACGAG gaaTCCTTTGCACGGGCAAAGAACTGGGTGAAGGAGCTGCAAAGACAAGCTAGCCCTAATATAGTCATCGCTTTGTCAGGCAACAAGGCTGACCTAGCCAACAAGAGAGCCGTCGACTTCCAG GACGCCCAGTCCTACGCAGATGACAACAGCTTACTTTTCATGGAGACGTCGGCCAAGACATctatgaatgtgaatgagatatTTATGGCTATTG cAAAGAGATTGCCGAAGAGTGAGCCTCAGGTTGCAGGAGCCAGCAGCGGGCGGAACAGGGGAGTGGACCTGACAGAAGCTGCCCAGCCAGCCAAGGCTCCATGCTGCAGTAACTAA
- the otud6b gene encoding deubiquitinase OTUD6B isoform X1, with protein MKATSEAVIELPLNKVSKHPVMEEETVETAEERLAKQHRKEKKDMQAKIQSMKNAVPKNDKKKRKQMTEEIAKLEADLSQRHEEEIRQLKSETDTKVEEVVNGVETMKMEDGEQEEVKQPRVTKAQKRRDKKAAQEKERENRIAEAEVQNLQGVRHQEGLMLAQKLAQQQLQIKEISSDGHCMYRAVEDQLAQRSKPELVMSVKELRSRTAEHMRGHADDFLPFLTNPNTGDMYTTDEFEKYCSDVEHTAAWGGQLELRALTQVLHLPIDVIQADSPAIKIGEEFKSEPIILVYMRHAYGLGEHYNSVERLKDPANTEDS; from the exons ATGAAAGCGACTAGTGAGGCCGTTATCGAG CTGCCACTGAACAAAGTGAGCAAACATCCAGtcatggaggaggagacagtggagacagcagaggagcGGCTGGCGAAGCAGCACCgcaaggagaagaaagacatgCAAG CTAAAATCCAGAGCATGAAAAATGCTGTCCCCAAAAatgacaagaagaagaggaaacagatgACTGAGGAGATTGCCAAACTGGAGGCTGACCTCAGccagagacatgaggaggaaatCAGGCAACTCAAATCTGAAACTGACACGAAG GTGGAAGAGGTGGTTAACGGAGTCGAGACTATGAAGATGGAGGACGGAGAACAAGAAGAGGTCAAACAGCCGCGTGTAACAAAGGCCCAGAAGAGAAGG GACAAGAAGGCggcccaggagaaggagagggagaacagGATAGCAGAGGCCGAGGTGCAAAACCTGCAGGGTGTGAGGCACCAGGAGGGCTTGATGCTGGCTCAGAAACTCGCCCAGCAACAGCTTCAGATCAAGGAGATCTCGTCCGATGGCCACTGCATGTACCGCGCTGTTGAAGATCAGCTGGCACAGCGATCAAAG cCTGAGTTAGTCATGAGTGTGAAGGAACTACGGTCCCGCACAGCTGAGCACATGAGAGGCCATGCTGATGATTTCCTGCCTTTTCTCACCAATCCCAACACTGGTGACATGTACACAACAG ATGAGTTTGAGAAATACTGCAGTGACGTGGAGCACACAGCAGCTTGGGGTGGACAACTTGAA CTGCGAGCTTTGACTCAAGTTCTTCACTTGCCAATAGACGTGATCCAGGCCGACTCCCCGGCTATAAAAATCGGGGAGGAATTTAAGAGTGAACCCATCATCCTTGT CTACATGCGTCATGCCTATGGACTCGGAGAGCACTACAACTCTGTGGAGCGGCTAAAGGACCCGGCCAACACCGAGGACAGCTGA
- the otud6b gene encoding deubiquitinase OTUD6B isoform X2: protein MEEETVETAEERLAKQHRKEKKDMQAKIQSMKNAVPKNDKKKRKQMTEEIAKLEADLSQRHEEEIRQLKSETDTKVEEVVNGVETMKMEDGEQEEVKQPRVTKAQKRRDKKAAQEKERENRIAEAEVQNLQGVRHQEGLMLAQKLAQQQLQIKEISSDGHCMYRAVEDQLAQRSKPELVMSVKELRSRTAEHMRGHADDFLPFLTNPNTGDMYTTDEFEKYCSDVEHTAAWGGQLELRALTQVLHLPIDVIQADSPAIKIGEEFKSEPIILVYMRHAYGLGEHYNSVERLKDPANTEDS, encoded by the exons atggaggaggagacagtggagacagcagaggagcGGCTGGCGAAGCAGCACCgcaaggagaagaaagacatgCAAG CTAAAATCCAGAGCATGAAAAATGCTGTCCCCAAAAatgacaagaagaagaggaaacagatgACTGAGGAGATTGCCAAACTGGAGGCTGACCTCAGccagagacatgaggaggaaatCAGGCAACTCAAATCTGAAACTGACACGAAG GTGGAAGAGGTGGTTAACGGAGTCGAGACTATGAAGATGGAGGACGGAGAACAAGAAGAGGTCAAACAGCCGCGTGTAACAAAGGCCCAGAAGAGAAGG GACAAGAAGGCggcccaggagaaggagagggagaacagGATAGCAGAGGCCGAGGTGCAAAACCTGCAGGGTGTGAGGCACCAGGAGGGCTTGATGCTGGCTCAGAAACTCGCCCAGCAACAGCTTCAGATCAAGGAGATCTCGTCCGATGGCCACTGCATGTACCGCGCTGTTGAAGATCAGCTGGCACAGCGATCAAAG cCTGAGTTAGTCATGAGTGTGAAGGAACTACGGTCCCGCACAGCTGAGCACATGAGAGGCCATGCTGATGATTTCCTGCCTTTTCTCACCAATCCCAACACTGGTGACATGTACACAACAG ATGAGTTTGAGAAATACTGCAGTGACGTGGAGCACACAGCAGCTTGGGGTGGACAACTTGAA CTGCGAGCTTTGACTCAAGTTCTTCACTTGCCAATAGACGTGATCCAGGCCGACTCCCCGGCTATAAAAATCGGGGAGGAATTTAAGAGTGAACCCATCATCCTTGT CTACATGCGTCATGCCTATGGACTCGGAGAGCACTACAACTCTGTGGAGCGGCTAAAGGACCCGGCCAACACCGAGGACAGCTGA
- the lrrc69 gene encoding leucine-rich repeat-containing protein 69 yields MAESVMRVLYGKGTSLNLSSRKINKVPECVSRLTNLSALLLNNNSITALPAELLSLQHLAELNLGNNALKEFPAVLGHLESLKKLYLFSNQITVVPPEVIGGLQNLVVLNLNHNQIQRLPPEIKSLSRLQRLSLLDNKLEEVPAELGHLTKLSEINLTSNHLSQLPQQLYQCKELTKLYVARNKLNSLPEGIGMLTKLKVLDVAGNKLSMFPVEFHLLPLNELFCEGNMLVRCEPMASVQDAEVFSLKELVARFVLREDRNRSSLVHRMLSHYPILTALLANGSCCAICHGPFLTIWLECVHFISLRKDMKMKSTLTIPVRALLCSYKCFNTIGHSYYGVAAR; encoded by the exons ATGGCTGAGTCAGTGATGAGAGTTTTATATGGCAAAGGGACTTCTTTAAATTTGTCTTCAAGGAAAATAAACAAGGTTCCCGAGTGTGTCTCTAGACTGACAAACCTCTCAGCTCTCCTGCTGAACAACAACTCCATTACCGCCCTGCCCGCCGAGCTGCTCTCTCTACAGCAC CTGGCTGAGCTGAATTTGGGAAATAATGCCTTGAAGGAGTTTCCCGCTGTTCTGGGCCATCTGGAATCCTTGAAGAAACTGTATCTGTTCAGCAACCAAATTACAGTCGTGCCACCTGAGGTGATAG GTGGCTTACAAAACCTTGTTGTGCTCAATCTAAACCACAACCAGATTCAAAGACTTCCACCAGAGATCAAAAG TTTGAGTAGGCTTCAGCGTCTCAGTTTGCTGGACAATAAGCTGGAGGAGGTCCCTGCTGAGTTGGGTCATCTCACCAAATTGTCTGAGATAAACTTGACTTCCAATCATTTGTCTCAGCTACCTCAGCAGCTGTACCAGTGTAAAGAACTAACCAAGTTGTATGTAGCCAGAAACAAGCTGAACAGCCTACCAGAG GGAATTGGGATGCTAACAAAACTTAAAGTTCTGGATGTAGCTGGGAACAAGTTGTCCATGTTCCCTGTTGAG TTTCACCTGCTGCCTCTGAACGAGCTCTTCTGTGAAGGCAACATGTTGGTGCGCTGTGAGCCGATGGCGTCAGTGCAGGATGCAGAGGTGTTTTCATTAAAG GAACTGGTTGCCAGATTTGTGTTGCGGGAGGACAGGAACAGGTCCTCTCTGGTCCACAGGATGCTTTCCCATTACCCGATCCTGACCGCCCTCTTGGCCAATGGCAGCTGTTGTGCGATCTGCCACGGCCCCTTTCTCACCATCTGGCTGGAATGTGTGCATTTTATCAGCCTGAGGAAG GACATGAAAATGAAGAGCACGTTGACTATTCCAGTGCGAGCCCTTCTTTGTTCATACAAGTGCTTTAATACGATTGGACACTCCTACTATGGTGTTGCAGCAAGATAA